GTTCTCGCTTCTTCTCCAGCATTCGCTGCCCCAGCTCCAGTCTTCGCCGCTCCACCAGCACCAGTCTTTGCTGCCCCACCAGCACCACTCTTGGCTCCACCAGCACCAGTCATGGCTGCTCCAGCTCCACTTTTGGCTCCACCAGTCCCACCAGTTGCTCCAATCGTCCCAGCCTTTGCCCCAAGACCAGTCCTTGCTGCCCCAGCATTCGCTCCAGCTCTTGCCCCAGCCCCAGCTTTTGCTCCAGCTTTCGCTCCAGCATTCGCCCCAGCTCCAGCATTTGCTCCAGCCTTCGCCCCAGCTCCAGTCCTTGCTCCAAGACCAGTCCTCGCTGCTCCAGCTTTTGCTCCAGCCGTCCCAGCCTTCGCCCCAGCTCCACTTGTCCCAGCCTATGCTCCATTTGCTCGCTCCGCATTCCTCATCGGAGGAAACAAGTCCAAGAAGGTGTCCGTGTAAGAAGTGTTCATCATTATTCGATTATTGTTTGTATATACCGACCTCCTTTTAATaaacattatttaattttcttgctCATGTGTTGTTTGTATTCTCAAAATGTCTTTAAAATGAATCCATCAAAGCGGATTGGTGACGCACATTATAATCGGCTACCTGAATATTCCGATAATTCGTTATCTTTGCCTTACTTTGAATTTTAGTAGAATGCTCTCGTTTTTCTCCTGGTACTGCTACATTTGTAATGGAATTGCAATATTTCTCAATGGGATTCTATTGTTTTTATCTTCTCACAAAAGTATTGAAACCATCCGGgtatgatttttaatttttcaaagaatacaTTTTGATCTAACTATGGTGCTCTGAAAGGTTTTCAGAGAATTATGAGTAATataaatgatatttttttctgaaacttgatcaaatcgtttttaaaagtttttagtaAAACTTCAGCAGTTAGACAATTATTatttacactgaaaatttgcagtttttgaagttcttggtacaaatgaaaaaaattaaaaatgctaactaaatgtaaaaaatattcttttgTAAGTCaaggtttttcttttttttttagagcgTTATTAAATGTGAAATATGAAGTACGTGCCATTTCGATTTCGGTTCAAATATGATACGTCCATTGCACtggcttctgaaaaaatacatatacatatataacTAGTTCTATTATTTTCTGGCCAtcgttcaaaatttcctactGAATATGTTTAGGAGCTTCGTTACTTTCTCTCCAACATTGCTGCTTCTGGAATTGTTTTTGGTGcatctcttcttcttctccagcCTCAAACAGTAACACGTGGATCTATGACAATCCGTGTAATTCATGGGCCGGCACAGTATCTTCCAGAAAACGCTTTGGTGTCTAACTTTGTAGAACTACAATAAATATTAATcgaattatttcagaaagcaGTTGGATGTGTTTCAGTAATTTCCTATTTATATGCGATACTGTCGTTtccacttttctttttctatc
This is a stretch of genomic DNA from Caenorhabditis elegans chromosome V. It encodes these proteins:
- the idpc-4 gene encoding Intrinsically Disordered Protein, class C (Confirmed by transcript evidence;~Product from WormBase gene class idpc) — encoded protein: MNTVISLLFAGLALSSAQVAINGPFLGRYYVAAKPVLAPGVAPLAAPVLAAAPPVFAAPAPLMAPPAPVLASSPAFAAPAPVFAAPPAPVFAAPPAPLLAPPAPVMAAPAPLLAPPVPPVAPIVPAFAPRPVLAAPAFAPALAPAPAFAPAFAPAFAPAPAFAPAFAPAPVLAPRPVLAAPAFAPAVPAFAPAPLVPAYAPFARSAFLIGGNKSKKVSV